In the Paenibacillus pabuli genome, one interval contains:
- a CDS encoding ABC transporter substrate-binding protein, producing MVKSLTKIPKWSVALTLSFTLLAGCSSEGSTNGNSSGNETAPVTFTFFGADANPNWSNMQDDVGKEITKQTGVTLNAEFAMSDPSQRLALIAASGEYPDLISPKGDLDKLIDAGAMLDLTDLIEEHAPNLKKLFGDEIKRLRHSNEAPSIYVIPTYSAIDGVSFVAGGGFQLQHRAVKEAGYPEIKTLQDYENVIRNYLEKHPIDENGNPNIGMTLNADDWHIQITVTNQAAETTGKSGDGEYYIDPDTYEATYHFRTEGEKEYFQWLNHMYNTGLLDKESFVQKNDQYLSKVASGRVIGLTDVDWGYADGEKALKAAGKNDQTYGHYSVMLSDQYKDNRYQSTGFMAGWGVGITVDCEDPVRAIKFLDYLASEEAQVLNNWGIEGKHYEIKDGTRVVPAEVQERIVNDNIAFSRESGVGFYTNLGAHYGDGVKDSTGNYYTKNFPEQIVENYTDADKETLKAYGATTWMDLFPNEKDFPAKPWGAVWNISVPSEDDINIISSKVKDITWRQIPQAIMAKPEEFEAIWNDYQQMLIDVGVEKMEQGFTKYVQDRVKLWNE from the coding sequence ATGGTTAAATCGCTTACAAAAATTCCAAAATGGTCAGTCGCGCTTACACTCTCCTTCACCTTACTTGCAGGATGCAGCAGTGAAGGTTCAACGAATGGAAATTCCAGCGGTAATGAAACAGCTCCGGTAACCTTCACGTTCTTCGGCGCCGATGCCAATCCGAATTGGAGCAACATGCAGGATGATGTCGGGAAGGAAATTACGAAACAAACAGGTGTAACGCTGAATGCAGAGTTCGCCATGTCGGATCCTTCCCAGCGCTTGGCACTGATCGCGGCAAGTGGTGAATACCCTGACCTGATCAGTCCCAAAGGGGATCTGGACAAATTAATTGATGCCGGGGCCATGCTTGATCTAACTGATCTGATTGAAGAGCATGCTCCCAACCTCAAAAAACTGTTTGGCGACGAAATCAAGCGGCTTCGCCACAGCAACGAGGCCCCCTCTATCTACGTCATCCCAACGTACTCTGCCATTGATGGAGTCAGCTTCGTTGCAGGCGGTGGCTTCCAGCTTCAGCATCGAGCTGTAAAGGAAGCAGGATATCCGGAAATCAAAACGTTACAGGATTACGAGAATGTCATCCGCAATTATCTGGAGAAACATCCTATCGATGAAAACGGCAATCCAAACATCGGTATGACGCTGAATGCGGACGATTGGCACATTCAGATTACCGTAACGAACCAGGCTGCCGAAACGACCGGCAAATCAGGCGATGGTGAGTACTATATCGATCCGGATACCTATGAGGCTACTTATCATTTCCGCACAGAGGGCGAGAAGGAATATTTCCAGTGGCTGAACCACATGTACAATACCGGATTGCTGGATAAGGAATCTTTTGTGCAGAAGAATGACCAGTATCTGTCCAAGGTCGCTTCTGGCCGGGTGATCGGACTGACCGATGTGGACTGGGGCTACGCTGACGGAGAAAAGGCATTGAAAGCTGCGGGGAAAAATGATCAGACTTACGGACACTATTCCGTCATGTTATCAGATCAATACAAGGATAACCGTTACCAATCCACGGGCTTTATGGCGGGCTGGGGTGTAGGGATCACCGTGGATTGCGAAGATCCGGTCCGGGCAATCAAGTTCCTGGACTACCTTGCTTCAGAAGAAGCCCAGGTACTGAACAATTGGGGCATTGAAGGCAAGCATTATGAAATCAAGGATGGAACCCGTGTTGTTCCCGCTGAAGTACAGGAGCGTATCGTGAATGATAACATTGCTTTCAGCAGGGAATCGGGAGTCGGCTTTTACACGAACCTCGGCGCTCATTATGGAGACGGCGTCAAAGACTCTACCGGTAACTATTACACCAAAAACTTCCCGGAACAGATCGTGGAAAACTACACGGATGCCGATAAAGAAACGCTGAAAGCCTATGGTGCCACAACATGGATGGATTTGTTCCCGAATGAAAAGGACTTTCCGGCAAAACCTTGGGGAGCCGTATGGAACATCTCCGTGCCAAGTGAGGATGATATCAACATTATCTCGAGTAAGGTCAAGGACATTACATGGAGGCAAATTCCACAGGCGATCATGGCCAAACCGGAGGAATTCGAGGCCATCTGGAATGACTATCAGCAGATGCTGATTGACGTCGGAGTTGAGAAAATGGAACAAGGATTCACCAAATATGTGCAGGACCGCGTTAAACTATGGAATGAATAG